One genomic segment of Occultella kanbiaonis includes these proteins:
- a CDS encoding VOC family protein, with product MHRSRIGVVLIDHPADLYPAAARFWAAATAGPATGAPPPENPYEHLAALGGDVSLVLQRTGTGTPSRLHLDIETDDVPAETARLLALGARMVVEHEEYRIMADPGGLVFCIVPVQTNDFAERARVWQ from the coding sequence ATGCACCGAAGCAGGATCGGCGTCGTCCTCATCGACCACCCGGCGGACCTCTACCCGGCCGCGGCCCGGTTCTGGGCGGCCGCCACCGCCGGGCCCGCGACTGGTGCGCCGCCCCCGGAGAATCCCTACGAGCACCTGGCCGCCCTCGGCGGCGACGTCAGCCTCGTGCTGCAGCGCACCGGTACGGGCACGCCGTCTCGGCTGCATCTGGACATCGAGACCGACGACGTCCCGGCCGAGACGGCCCGGTTGCTCGCACTCGGCGCACGCATGGTCGTCGAGCACGAGGAGTACCGCATCATGGCGGACCCCGGTGGCCTGGTGTTCTGCATCGTCCCCGTTCAGACGAACGACTTCGCCGAGCGCGCACGGGTCTGGCAGTAG
- a CDS encoding NtaA/DmoA family FMN-dependent monooxygenase (This protein belongs to a clade of FMN-dependent monooxygenases, within a broader family of flavin-dependent oxidoreductases, the luciferase-like monooxygenase (LMM) family, some of whose members use coenzyme F420 rather than FMN.) yields the protein MTARRPANGKQVILGASFPGVNHHTVWGDPRAGSQIAIESFVHLAKTAERGRFDFFFQAEGLRVREHKGRFYELDIAGRPHIAVVQAALAGVTQHLGFLATINTTFNEPYDLARQLATLNHLSDGRTGWNVVTTSDAFHGENFRRGGYLPRGERYERAAEFVRTALELWDSWPADSLGTAGGEFVTDPGAGRFAHHGKHFDIEGTFPVPTAPQRHPVLVQAGVSDEGREFAARTVDAIFSPFGEPGQGREFYADVKGRARRAGRDPDTLKILPGASFVLGDTPGEAAERAREVALAQVTPATALALLEQTWLRDLSDHDPDGPVPPVEADGVEVGISRGRTTSTGDPLEKAREWYAYAREHRLSIRELVIARAHRAAFAGTPLQVAQRINDAVQTDAADGFVIGSHLVPYGLDEFVDKVVPFLQEWGVLRTEYTPGATFRENLGLPPQAPGARPGVRPFDAAEFRPETAGAVG from the coding sequence CAGATCGCCATCGAGTCCTTCGTGCACCTGGCCAAGACGGCCGAGCGGGGTCGCTTCGACTTCTTCTTCCAGGCCGAGGGTCTGCGCGTGCGTGAGCACAAGGGGCGGTTCTACGAACTGGACATCGCCGGGCGGCCGCACATCGCCGTCGTCCAGGCGGCCCTGGCCGGTGTCACCCAGCACCTGGGCTTCCTCGCCACGATCAACACCACGTTCAACGAGCCGTATGACCTGGCCCGTCAGCTCGCAACCCTGAACCATCTCTCCGACGGGCGCACCGGCTGGAACGTCGTCACGACCTCCGACGCGTTCCACGGCGAGAACTTCCGCCGGGGCGGCTACCTGCCCCGCGGCGAGCGGTACGAGCGGGCCGCCGAGTTCGTCCGGACGGCGCTGGAACTCTGGGACAGCTGGCCGGCCGACTCGCTCGGAACCGCCGGCGGCGAGTTCGTCACCGACCCGGGCGCAGGTCGGTTCGCCCACCACGGCAAGCATTTCGACATCGAGGGCACCTTCCCCGTCCCGACGGCGCCGCAGCGCCACCCCGTGCTCGTCCAGGCCGGCGTCTCGGACGAGGGCCGGGAGTTCGCGGCCCGCACCGTGGACGCGATCTTCTCCCCGTTCGGCGAGCCGGGCCAGGGCCGGGAGTTCTACGCCGACGTGAAGGGCCGGGCACGCCGTGCGGGCCGGGACCCGGACACGCTGAAGATCCTGCCCGGAGCCAGCTTCGTGCTCGGGGACACCCCGGGCGAGGCGGCCGAGCGCGCCCGTGAGGTCGCCCTGGCCCAGGTCACGCCGGCCACGGCGCTGGCGCTCCTGGAGCAGACCTGGCTGCGGGACCTCAGCGATCACGACCCCGACGGCCCGGTCCCGCCGGTGGAGGCCGACGGCGTCGAGGTCGGCATCTCCCGCGGCCGCACCACGAGCACCGGCGACCCGCTCGAGAAGGCCAGGGAATGGTACGCCTACGCCCGCGAGCACCGACTCTCGATCCGGGAGCTGGTGATCGCGCGGGCGCACCGGGCGGCGTTCGCGGGGACGCCGCTGCAGGTGGCGCAACGAATCAACGACGCCGTGCAGACCGACGCCGCGGACGGGTTCGTCATCGGCTCCCACTTGGTGCCCTACGGCCTGGACGAGTTCGTCGACAAGGTGGTGCCGTTCCTCCAGGAATGGGGCGTGCTCCGCACCGAGTACACCCCCGGCGCCACCTTCCGCGAGAACCTCGGGCTGCCCCCGCAGGCACCCGGCGCCCGGCCCGGCGTGCGCCCGTTCGACGCCGCCGAGTTCCGACCCGAGACCGCGGGAGCGGTCGGGTGA